In Bradyrhizobium barranii subsp. barranii, a single window of DNA contains:
- the tnpC gene encoding IS66 family transposase, giving the protein MIEAERRRADDECSARLHVESELAASKESVERLELLVKEYERARFGKRSEKFNPDQMQLVLEDIEIAIAEVQERQDDRARRAGTAPSSRRTRRAARAFPAHLPRIEQVIEPENLECPCGCGRMVQIGEDRSRRLDVMAAQYRVIETVRPRYACAKGCTGVAQAPAPAHLVEGGIPTEALLAQVAVAKFSEHMPLYRQSQVLARHGIFIDRAVLADWMGTVAFHLAPLVERMSVVMKQSGRLFIDETRAPVLDPGRGRTKTGYLWAVLRDDRGHGGADPPIVVYHYAPGRGGDHAERILEGFDGILQVDGYQGYHRLARPKRKGGVPLRLAACWSHSRRKIIAATPKAGSPIAEAVLARIAALYAIEKEIRGADAPARQTTRNERSRPLVAELERFLREQAARLSPGSEMGKAIAYLLNHWDGLTLFLDDGCVEMDTNPVENQIRPLTLTRKNSLFAGHDEGGRSWARIASLIATCKINSVEPYVWMKATLKAIATGHPQSRIDELLPWSFGRTS; this is encoded by the coding sequence ATGATTGAAGCCGAGCGTCGTCGCGCAGACGATGAATGCTCGGCGCGCCTTCATGTCGAGAGTGAACTGGCTGCGTCCAAAGAGAGCGTCGAACGCCTCGAACTGCTCGTGAAGGAGTACGAGCGCGCACGTTTCGGTAAACGCTCGGAGAAGTTCAATCCCGATCAGATGCAACTGGTTCTCGAGGACATCGAGATTGCCATCGCCGAAGTCCAGGAACGCCAGGACGATCGTGCGCGCCGCGCCGGCACGGCGCCGTCCAGCCGCCGGACCAGGCGCGCTGCCCGTGCCTTTCCCGCGCACCTGCCGCGCATCGAGCAGGTGATCGAACCCGAGAACCTCGAGTGTCCCTGCGGCTGCGGCCGGATGGTCCAGATCGGCGAGGATCGCTCCCGCCGTCTCGATGTCATGGCCGCCCAGTATCGTGTGATCGAGACGGTGCGACCGCGCTACGCCTGCGCAAAGGGCTGCACCGGTGTTGCTCAGGCGCCGGCGCCCGCCCATCTCGTGGAGGGTGGCATCCCCACCGAGGCGCTGCTGGCGCAGGTGGCGGTCGCCAAGTTCAGCGAGCACATGCCACTCTATCGTCAGTCGCAGGTTCTGGCTCGGCATGGCATCTTCATCGATCGCGCCGTTCTGGCAGACTGGATGGGAACGGTCGCCTTCCACCTCGCGCCGCTGGTCGAGCGCATGAGCGTCGTGATGAAGCAATCGGGCCGCTTGTTCATAGACGAGACCAGGGCGCCTGTGCTCGATCCGGGCCGGGGCCGAACGAAGACCGGCTATCTGTGGGCTGTCCTGCGCGACGATCGCGGCCACGGCGGCGCTGATCCACCAATCGTGGTCTACCACTACGCGCCAGGACGCGGTGGTGACCATGCTGAGCGCATCCTCGAGGGCTTCGACGGCATCCTTCAGGTCGACGGATACCAGGGCTATCATCGGCTCGCACGGCCCAAGCGCAAAGGCGGCGTGCCGCTGCGGCTGGCCGCATGTTGGTCCCACTCAAGGCGCAAGATCATCGCAGCGACTCCGAAAGCCGGCTCACCCATCGCCGAAGCCGTTCTCGCGCGCATCGCCGCACTCTATGCGATCGAGAAGGAGATCCGTGGCGCCGACGCCCCGGCTCGGCAAACGACCCGTAACGAGCGATCACGGCCGCTCGTCGCTGAACTCGAGAGGTTTCTGCGCGAGCAAGCCGCTCGCCTGTCGCCGGGCAGCGAGATGGGCAAGGCGATCGCCTATCTCCTGAACCATTGGGATGGCCTCACCTTGTTTCTCGACGATGGTTGCGTTGAGATGGACACCAATCCCGTCGAAAATCAAATCAGGCCGCTGACTCTGACGCGTAAAAATAGTTTATTTGCTGGTCACGACGAAGGTGGTCGTTCATGGGCGCGCATAGCTTCGCTCATCGCCACCTGCAAAATCAACAGCGTGGAGCCCTACGTCTGGATGAAAGCGACGCTCAAAGCGATCGCAACCGGTCACCCGCAGTCCCGGATCGACGAGCTCCTGCCCTGGTCGTTCGGCCGCACCTCGTAA
- a CDS encoding tetratricopeptide repeat protein has product MIGGAQTAGEQLVEVIGFVRQTEADEPLEGAEKHLYARLLQLLGGLKGDKQMLKESALQFHALLLEERWTQSGRAAIQRELGDSCRYADEWDQAEAAYREALALGGSDHDKVHLAECLLYRKQIDAAATEIDTVKRETLPRHEFADFVFAYAAIAIWSAKADRLTEAKTLLQALAPAEPIFNDRRLNLLLRVTETLASGTASGAAKADSTPKGGLATVAGFFEQKPNIAGIGFNFNAMIDYFARKKTKGEPGKSE; this is encoded by the coding sequence ATGATTGGCGGCGCACAAACCGCCGGGGAACAGTTGGTCGAAGTCATCGGCTTTGTGCGGCAGACCGAAGCGGATGAGCCGCTGGAGGGGGCCGAGAAGCATCTATATGCTAGGCTCCTTCAACTTCTCGGCGGCTTGAAGGGTGACAAGCAGATGCTCAAGGAGTCGGCATTGCAATTTCATGCGCTGCTGCTTGAGGAGCGTTGGACGCAAAGCGGTAGGGCCGCTATTCAACGCGAGTTGGGCGACAGCTGCCGATATGCTGACGAATGGGATCAGGCTGAAGCGGCTTATCGTGAGGCACTTGCCCTCGGCGGATCAGACCACGATAAGGTCCACCTCGCGGAATGCTTGCTCTATCGCAAGCAAATCGATGCCGCCGCTACCGAGATCGATACCGTAAAGCGAGAGACCCTGCCGCGCCATGAGTTCGCGGATTTTGTGTTCGCTTACGCTGCGATCGCGATTTGGTCGGCCAAAGCGGATCGCCTGACCGAGGCGAAAACGCTTCTTCAAGCTCTGGCCCCGGCCGAACCAATTTTCAATGATCGTCGCCTGAACCTGCTGCTCCGGGTAACGGAAACTCTTGCCAGCGGCACAGCATCCGGTGCGGCGAAGGCAGACAGCACGCCCAAAGGCGGGCTGGCGACGGTTGCCGGCTTCTTCGAGCAAAAGCCAAACATCGCCGGCATTGGGTTCAATTTCAACGCAATGATCGATTATTTCGCCCGAAAGAAGACCAAGGGCGAGCCTGGTAAGTCCGAGTGA
- a CDS encoding IS630-like element ISRj1 family transposase, with protein sequence MIPEAREVRLSRKDRKVLEACCRSPVTLQRDLKRARIVLLAADGRSTRSIAKEVGVQPRIVSLWRHRYADHGLEGLQDKPRPGKQPIYTKTTDKRILKLLDKPPPQGFARWTGPLLAEALGDVDVQYVWRFLRSHKIDLVARKSWCESNDPNFTAKAADVVGLYVAPPAKAIVLCVDEKPSIQALERAQGYLKLPNGRALTGQSHDYKRHGTTTLFAALEVATGKIIATHSKRRRRVEFLDFMNSVTAAFPNRKLHVILDNLNTHKKNEDWLKAHPNVQFHFTPTSASWLNQVEVWFSILQGQSLSGTSFTSLKQLQEHIDAYVNAYNDRAEPFVWTKKKVRQRRFKGRRITQL encoded by the coding sequence ATGATACCCGAAGCAAGAGAAGTCCGCCTTTCGAGGAAAGATCGCAAGGTGCTTGAGGCGTGCTGTCGCTCACCGGTGACGTTGCAGCGCGATTTGAAGCGGGCGCGGATAGTTCTGTTGGCGGCGGATGGGCGCAGCACCCGGTCGATCGCCAAGGAAGTTGGGGTCCAGCCGCGGATTGTCAGCCTTTGGCGGCATCGCTATGCCGACCATGGCCTTGAAGGGCTGCAAGACAAGCCGCGGCCTGGCAAGCAGCCGATCTATACGAAGACGACCGACAAGCGGATTCTGAAGCTGCTGGATAAGCCGCCACCGCAAGGGTTTGCGCGCTGGACCGGCCCCCTGCTGGCCGAGGCGCTGGGCGATGTCGATGTCCAATATGTCTGGCGGTTCCTGCGCAGCCACAAGATTGACCTGGTGGCTCGCAAGTCCTGGTGCGAGAGCAACGACCCGAACTTTACGGCCAAAGCCGCCGATGTTGTCGGCCTCTATGTCGCGCCGCCGGCGAAGGCCATTGTGCTGTGCGTGGACGAGAAGCCCTCGATCCAGGCTTTGGAGCGAGCGCAGGGTTATCTGAAGTTGCCCAATGGCCGCGCCTTGACCGGCCAAAGCCACGATTACAAGCGGCATGGCACCACAACATTGTTTGCGGCGCTCGAAGTCGCCACCGGAAAGATCATCGCGACCCATTCAAAACGCCGGCGCCGCGTCGAGTTTCTCGATTTCATGAACAGCGTCACCGCGGCTTTTCCGAACCGCAAGCTTCACGTCATCCTCGACAACCTCAACACCCATAAAAAGAACGAGGACTGGCTCAAGGCCCACCCCAACGTGCAATTTCATTTCACGCCGACAAGTGCGTCATGGCTCAATCAGGTCGAAGTATGGTTTTCCATCTTGCAGGGGCAGTCGCTCAGCGGCACCTCCTTCACGAGCCTCAAGCAGCTTCAGGAACACATCGATGCCTACGTCAACGCATACAACGACAGAGCCGAGCCCTTCGTCTGGACCAAGAAAAAGGTCCGTCAACGCCGTTTCAAAGGCCGCCGTATCACTCAGCTCTGA
- a CDS encoding YecA family protein yields the protein MPKRPMWKPKWSEPCPCASGKKFKDCCWRRLPGFDIGKAYRAALREKHFERALQATRADVTQYTIWHKTNTAPALAVVGDGLKLLRIDVNALGAYVGRLSSLYFHLGLWKDWTAVLDRLRTNIQHPAWYRKIAYYLAFYYLSPGGDRAKARQELAKAGPITKKEEDLELLQLYVDLEFDDLPFAARIEILVPTFLGT from the coding sequence ATGCCGAAACGCCCGATGTGGAAGCCAAAATGGAGCGAGCCATGCCCATGCGCCTCCGGTAAAAAGTTCAAGGATTGCTGCTGGCGGCGCCTGCCGGGTTTTGACATCGGGAAGGCATACAGGGCAGCCCTACGGGAAAAGCATTTCGAGCGGGCCCTGCAGGCAACGCGCGCTGACGTCACGCAGTACACGATATGGCACAAGACGAATACCGCGCCAGCGCTGGCGGTAGTCGGAGACGGACTGAAGCTGCTTCGCATCGATGTGAACGCACTGGGTGCTTACGTTGGCCGTTTGTCCTCGCTGTATTTTCACCTCGGGCTTTGGAAAGACTGGACCGCCGTGCTGGATCGGCTGCGCACCAATATCCAGCATCCTGCTTGGTACAGGAAGATCGCGTATTACCTCGCCTTCTATTACCTCAGCCCCGGCGGTGATCGTGCAAAGGCCCGGCAAGAGCTGGCGAAAGCAGGCCCGATTACGAAAAAGGAAGAGGACCTTGAGCTTTTGCAGCTGTATGTCGATCTCGAATTTGATGACCTGCCATTTGCGGCTCGTATCGAAATACTAGTACCCACTTTTCTTGGAACGTGA
- the tnpC gene encoding IS66 family transposase, translated as MALRPEDLPSDPAALAEMVLAFEGENDDLRAEIATLKSLIFGARSERAAIVCAEQIAFDLERTAGSQLPANDDKPDAPRPERRKAKRNIGALPAHLPRVERVIEPASTLCPCCTGQMHRIGEESSEALDRVPAWLRVLRTIRPKYACRSCEGPIVQAPAPARLVEGGMATTALIAHIAAAKYAWQSTLYRQTQILAGQGVVVDRQTLARWMGSAAWLVRGLYDLQLKTMHGFERLFCDETPMPVLDPGRGRTRICQFWAHATDDRAWKGPAPPAVAYVFAGGRGKKEIVAQLAGFEGVLQVDGYAAYASLAGDAMMSGQIQLAYCLVHARRNFVRVHKTTNSPFAAEVIERIAAVYAIEERIRGLDAGERRATRQAETKPLMEALRARLIAVKDGISRRSTLIKAIDYMLERWQGLTTFLDDGRLEPDTNTVERSIRPIAIGKKNSLFSGDEGGGETWAILASLLNTAKLNGLDPEAYLVDVLDRMVSGATKTNQLHELLAWNWKAAREAEKRAVA; from the coding sequence ATGGCGCTTCGCCCCGAAGATCTCCCCTCTGACCCTGCGGCTCTTGCCGAGATGGTGCTGGCTTTCGAAGGCGAGAACGATGATCTGCGCGCAGAGATCGCCACGTTGAAGAGCCTGATCTTCGGCGCACGATCGGAGCGCGCGGCGATCGTCTGCGCCGAACAGATCGCGTTTGATCTGGAACGGACCGCCGGCTCACAGCTCCCGGCCAATGACGACAAACCGGACGCGCCGCGGCCGGAGCGGCGCAAAGCGAAGCGCAACATCGGCGCGCTGCCGGCGCATCTGCCTCGGGTCGAGCGGGTGATCGAGCCGGCGTCCACGCTGTGCCCGTGCTGCACGGGTCAGATGCATCGGATCGGCGAGGAGAGCAGCGAAGCGCTCGATCGGGTTCCCGCGTGGCTGCGTGTGCTCCGCACGATCCGTCCAAAATACGCCTGCCGCTCCTGTGAGGGCCCGATTGTCCAGGCCCCGGCACCGGCGCGGCTCGTCGAGGGCGGCATGGCAACGACGGCGCTGATCGCGCATATCGCCGCGGCCAAATATGCCTGGCAATCGACGCTCTATCGCCAGACGCAGATCCTGGCGGGTCAGGGTGTCGTCGTCGACCGTCAGACGCTGGCGCGCTGGATGGGGAGCGCGGCGTGGCTGGTCAGGGGCCTCTACGATCTGCAACTGAAGACTATGCACGGCTTCGAGCGGCTGTTCTGCGACGAGACGCCGATGCCAGTGCTCGATCCGGGACGCGGCCGCACGAGGATCTGCCAGTTCTGGGCGCACGCGACGGACGATCGGGCGTGGAAGGGGCCGGCGCCGCCGGCGGTCGCCTACGTGTTCGCAGGTGGTCGCGGCAAAAAGGAGATCGTGGCGCAGTTAGCCGGCTTCGAAGGCGTGCTGCAAGTCGACGGCTATGCCGCCTACGCCTCGCTGGCGGGCGATGCGATGATGTCGGGCCAGATCCAGCTGGCGTATTGTCTCGTTCACGCGCGCCGCAACTTCGTGAGGGTGCACAAGACGACGAACTCACCCTTCGCCGCGGAGGTCATCGAGCGCATTGCGGCCGTCTACGCGATCGAGGAGAGGATCCGCGGTCTCGATGCTGGGGAACGCCGCGCGACGCGACAGGCCGAGACGAAGCCGCTGATGGAGGCGTTGAGGGCCCGTCTGATCGCGGTGAAGGACGGGATCTCCCGCCGCTCGACGCTCATCAAGGCGATCGACTACATGCTCGAACGCTGGCAGGGCCTGACGACGTTCCTGGATGACGGGCGGCTCGAGCCGGACACCAACACGGTCGAACGATCGATCAGGCCAATTGCGATCGGAAAAAAGAACTCGTTGTTCAGTGGTGACGAAGGCGGGGGCGAGACCTGGGCGATACTCGCTTCGCTTCTTAACACAGCGAAATTGAATGGCCTCGACCCCGAGGCGTATCTCGTCGACGTTCTCGATCGCATGGTGAGCGGCGCCACGAAGACCAACCAGCTTCACGAACTTCTGGCCTGGAACTGGAAGGCCGCACGCGAAGCCGAAAAGCGGGCCGTGGCATGA
- the tnpA gene encoding IS66-like element accessory protein TnpA, translated as MHQDRHQDGHDAASYQRIEVITGERRRRSWSDAEKARIVAESADPETSISEVARRNGVNRGLLSVWRRQARLASSEAPQFVQVRLEAAVEAQPNAIDKAHVLTDPAERIEVMIAGATVRVPVGVDAATLERVLAAVRSTR; from the coding sequence ATGCATCAAGACAGACATCAAGACGGGCATGATGCCGCCTCCTATCAGCGGATCGAGGTGATCACAGGGGAGAGGCGACGGCGCAGTTGGAGCGATGCGGAGAAGGCGCGGATCGTGGCCGAGAGTGCCGATCCGGAGACGAGCATTTCCGAGGTGGCTCGACGCAACGGGGTGAACCGGGGACTGCTCAGTGTGTGGCGGCGCCAGGCGCGGCTCGCGTCGAGCGAAGCGCCGCAGTTCGTGCAAGTCAGGCTCGAGGCCGCCGTCGAGGCGCAGCCGAACGCGATCGATAAGGCGCATGTTCTGACGGATCCGGCCGAGCGGATCGAGGTGATGATCGCGGGCGCGACGGTGCGCGTGCCCGTCGGCGTCGACGCCGCGACGCTGGAGCGCGTGCTGGCGGCGGTGAGATCGACGCGATGA
- the tnpB gene encoding IS66 family insertion sequence element accessory protein TnpB (TnpB, as the term is used for proteins encoded by IS66 family insertion elements, is considered an accessory protein, since TnpC, encoded by a neighboring gene, is a DDE family transposase.) gives MISFGPMVRVFVATQPIDFRKGVHGLVALVAEGLGGKPYSGDVYVFRSKRSDRLKLLVFDGSGMVLATKWLENGGFAWPPVREGTMPVTGAQLAMLIEGLAEWSRVVPKVTKRPTKVA, from the coding sequence ATGATCTCTTTCGGTCCAATGGTCCGTGTGTTCGTCGCGACGCAGCCGATTGACTTTCGTAAAGGCGTTCATGGCCTTGTCGCGCTGGTAGCGGAGGGATTAGGCGGCAAGCCCTACAGCGGTGACGTTTATGTCTTCCGATCGAAGCGATCGGATCGTTTGAAGCTACTGGTTTTTGACGGCTCGGGAATGGTTCTAGCGACGAAGTGGCTGGAGAATGGGGGCTTTGCCTGGCCACCTGTTCGCGAGGGTACGATGCCGGTGACGGGGGCGCAACTGGCGATGCTGATTGAAGGTCTTGCGGAGTGGTCGCGTGTGGTCCCGAAGGTGACGAAGCGGCCGACGAAGGTTGCCTGA
- a CDS encoding UPF0149 family protein → MTKPKQGRGTRKARKTTMADYAMSFERLGQWISKRARSPTLRHPRATSLSMLDGAVAAVVAGPVSMASEEWVCPLLGVDPDAFNHDTEEFSAIAATLMRHNAISETLSTRPESFEPLFVRSPDGEVDPQPWCMGFYAVMKLRLLVWSRLLPPNGTEHLMLRPILVHCIDDAGRPLLPPARRTLGTQPIIQNAWRNIPATVEALRQFWMPIRFKRGA, encoded by the coding sequence ATGACGAAGCCGAAGCAAGGGCGGGGAACGCGAAAAGCACGCAAGACGACGATGGCGGACTATGCCATGTCGTTCGAACGGCTCGGGCAATGGATCAGCAAGCGCGCCAGGTCGCCGACGCTTCGGCATCCGCGGGCGACGTCGCTCTCCATGCTCGATGGCGCGGTGGCCGCGGTCGTCGCCGGGCCGGTCTCGATGGCGTCCGAGGAATGGGTGTGCCCGCTCCTCGGCGTAGATCCCGACGCCTTCAATCACGACACCGAGGAGTTCTCGGCAATCGCCGCCACGCTGATGCGCCACAACGCTATCAGCGAGACGCTGTCGACGAGACCGGAGAGCTTCGAGCCGCTGTTCGTGCGATCACCGGACGGCGAAGTCGACCCGCAGCCCTGGTGCATGGGCTTCTACGCCGTCATGAAGCTTCGGCTTCTCGTCTGGTCGCGGCTTCTCCCCCCGAATGGAACCGAACACCTTATGCTGCGGCCGATCTTGGTCCATTGCATCGACGACGCCGGTCGACCCTTGCTACCCCCGGCCCGGCGCACGCTGGGAACGCAGCCCATCATCCAAAACGCCTGGCGCAACATTCCAGCAACCGTCGAGGCCCTCCGGCAGTTCTGGATGCCTATACGCTTCAAGCGCGGTGCGTAG
- the tnpA gene encoding IS66-like element accessory protein TnpA, which produces MDTVHTAITEPVRRLEVFTGAGRRRKWSDEDKARIVAEIVASGDSVCSVARRYGLSPQQLFGWRRQLREAAGGHSREDEVQFVPAVVDAVVPAPTVHRDRKAVRKADSGIIEIEVDGITIRAGRGADTAMIASIVQALKASR; this is translated from the coding sequence ATGGACACAGTGCATACTGCTATCACGGAGCCGGTGCGGCGGCTTGAGGTCTTCACCGGAGCCGGCCGTCGGCGGAAGTGGAGCGACGAGGACAAGGCGCGGATCGTTGCGGAGATCGTGGCAAGCGGCGATTCGGTCTGTTCGGTAGCGCGGCGGTATGGATTGTCGCCGCAGCAGTTGTTTGGCTGGCGACGTCAGCTGCGAGAAGCAGCAGGCGGTCATTCCCGAGAGGACGAAGTTCAGTTTGTGCCGGCGGTGGTTGACGCCGTGGTGCCGGCGCCGACTGTTCACCGGGATCGTAAAGCGGTGCGCAAGGCAGATAGCGGGATCATCGAGATTGAAGTCGACGGCATCACGATCCGAGCCGGTCGTGGAGCGGACACCGCGATGATTGCGTCGATCGTCCAGGCGCTAAAGGCGAGCCGGTGA
- a CDS encoding IS110 family RNA-guided transposase — MNEVSTIGLDLAKHVFQAHGADAGGVVVFRKQLRRDNVLAFFAQQPACLVAMEACASAHHWAREIGKLGHTVRLIPPSYVKPFVKRQKNDMADAEAICEAAQRPTMRFAAVKSEDQQASAVVFRARDLLVRQRTQIINALRGHLAEYGLVVAKGASNVAALVEHAQASGSSVPTAAQPALDILVKMLAVLEEQIKQLDIEIARRAREEEVARRLMTVPGIGPITATALMALAPEPENFKRGRDFAAWLGLTPLQRSTGGRQKLDQISKMGERTLRRLLIIGASALARRRGQSQGAWLERMLARKPPMLVASCRTQLRRWPQGQSRFPNARTARSRCRSASATVSRRSRTVSGS, encoded by the coding sequence GTGAACGAAGTTAGCACGATTGGACTAGACCTGGCGAAACATGTTTTTCAGGCACATGGCGCAGACGCTGGCGGCGTTGTTGTTTTCCGCAAACAGCTGCGTCGTGACAATGTGCTGGCTTTCTTTGCTCAGCAGCCTGCGTGCCTGGTAGCGATGGAAGCCTGCGCCAGCGCCCATCACTGGGCTCGTGAGATTGGCAAGCTGGGTCACACAGTGCGTCTGATTCCACCGTCCTATGTAAAGCCCTTTGTGAAACGCCAGAAAAACGATATGGCCGATGCAGAAGCGATTTGCGAAGCAGCCCAACGCCCCACCATGCGCTTTGCCGCCGTGAAGAGTGAGGACCAGCAGGCGAGCGCGGTCGTGTTTCGCGCTCGCGATCTTTTGGTCCGGCAACGTACTCAGATCATAAACGCGTTGCGAGGTCACCTCGCCGAATACGGCCTGGTCGTTGCAAAGGGGGCGTCCAATGTCGCCGCGCTGGTTGAGCACGCGCAAGCTTCCGGGAGCAGCGTGCCAACGGCGGCGCAACCGGCGCTCGATATCCTAGTCAAGATGCTGGCGGTGCTGGAAGAGCAAATCAAGCAACTCGATATTGAGATCGCGCGACGAGCCCGAGAAGAGGAAGTTGCTCGACGGCTTATGACAGTTCCTGGCATCGGCCCAATCACGGCGACAGCTCTGATGGCGCTAGCGCCTGAGCCTGAAAACTTCAAACGTGGCCGGGATTTCGCCGCGTGGTTGGGGTTGACGCCGCTGCAACGTTCCACTGGTGGAAGACAGAAGCTCGACCAAATATCGAAAATGGGTGAGCGAACGCTGCGGCGTCTCCTCATCATCGGGGCGAGTGCGCTGGCTCGCCGACGCGGTCAATCGCAAGGGGCATGGCTGGAGCGCATGCTCGCTCGTAAGCCGCCCATGCTTGTCGCGTCATGTCGAACCCAGCTGAGACGATGGCCACAGGGCCAGAGCCGATTCCCGAATGCCCGCACTGCCAGAAGCCGATGCCGCTCTGCATCTGCGACAGTGTCACGCCGATCGAGAACCGTCTCGGGCTCCTGA